Within Nitrosopumilus sp., the genomic segment TAATGGACAATACGCAATAACAAAAATCCGTAGAATACATCCTGATGCAAAAATTATTCTCTTAACTGGAGATTCTGGAAGTGAATCAGATCTTCGAGAAACTTTGGATGTAGACCATGTTCTTCACAAGCCGTTTAACATGCGTTCAATTCGAGAATTCATCACAGTTGCACTATTGGACAGTGCAGTAAGCAAAAACAAGTAGGAAATAACATGGATGACACTGATGAGATAAAAATGATAGAGTTAGATGTAGAAGAGATCAGAAAAAAGATGATCAAGGCATTAGGAACCGATGAGGAAATAGAATTAAAAAGAAAATACGATATGCTTCAAAAGAGAAAAACCAAACTTTTGAGAAGAAAAAACCGATTCAAATAACCAAAAAATAACAATCAGAAAAACACCAACGAAACGAGCCTAATTTCTCCATAGTTTTATATTATGCCCTAAGAAAATCTCGATACAATGGAATATGTTTACGCTGCTTTACTTCTTCACAAACTAGACAAAGAAGTTAACGAGGCAAACCTCACATCAGTTGTCAAAGCATCTGGTGCTGAAGTTAACGAAGCCCAAGTTAAATCACTAGTTGCAGCCTTGGCAGATGTCAATATCGACGAGGCAGTTAAAGCCGCTCCAGTAGCAGTTGCAGCAGCCGCAGCACCAGCAGCAGATGGCGCAGCAGCAGATGCACCGGCAAAAGAGGAGAAGAAAGAAGAACCTAAAAACGAAGAAGCAGCCATGGAAGGATTG encodes:
- a CDS encoding response regulator gives rise to the protein MVSCIVVDDDLDIVDLFCELLEISNVQVLAKGHDGKQAVELYEKFKPDVIFVDLSMPKFNGQYAITKIRRIHPDAKIILLTGDSGSESDLRETLDVDHVLHKPFNMRSIREFITVALLDSAVSKNK
- the rpl12p gene encoding 50S ribosomal protein P1, producing the protein MEYVYAALLLHKLDKEVNEANLTSVVKASGAEVNEAQVKSLVAALADVNIDEAVKAAPVAVAAAAAPAADGAAADAPAKEEKKEEPKNEEAAMEGLSSLFG